A single genomic interval of Hydrogenimonas thermophila harbors:
- a CDS encoding OprD family outer membrane porin, whose protein sequence is MKKLLSMAVIAAIGTVSYGADTLEEAFSSGKLSGQVRVFYIDRDYDGGVTLHRSAIAAGGHLKYETAPYYGFSLGTAFYTTNGFGIGSDNLPGASLDPTLFGENEEGYTILGEAYLKYTYKNSAFKAGRQRLDTPMAGSDDARMIPNLFEAYLFTNTDLKDTTLIAAHVTKFAAGTFSNAYKDFTETKNESDKALALTAGYGANNKSGEFIDMGEYAIGKETDGVSIAAVKYSGVKNLTLQAWDYYAHDIMNIVYLQGDYAIPIGSVKMKTSLQYIHESDTGDSLAGDFDSDYIGAKVGAKVGNVSGYVAYSTTGSDSNNPLGSSIASPWGGMPAFTQGMVTRHQFFADTDAWKVAGNYNFQNMGINANATLYYCNFDVGENNPYDTGKAWTAKESGFDIKYYPKGIQNLQLRFRGNFPRDFKPGIDWDEYRFIVNYNF, encoded by the coding sequence ATGAAAAAACTTTTATCTATGGCAGTTATTGCTGCTATTGGAACAGTTTCCTATGGTGCCGATACTTTAGAAGAGGCATTTAGCAGTGGAAAACTAAGTGGTCAAGTTCGTGTTTTCTACATAGATAGAGACTACGATGGAGGAGTTACACTTCACAGATCAGCCATTGCAGCAGGTGGTCATTTGAAGTATGAGACTGCACCTTATTATGGATTTAGTCTTGGTACAGCCTTTTATACAACAAATGGCTTTGGAATAGGCTCAGATAACCTGCCAGGTGCTTCACTGGATCCTACACTTTTTGGGGAAAATGAAGAGGGATATACAATCCTTGGTGAAGCATACTTAAAGTACACATACAAAAACAGTGCCTTTAAAGCTGGTCGTCAACGTTTAGATACTCCTATGGCTGGCAGCGATGATGCCCGTATGATTCCAAACCTCTTTGAAGCCTATCTTTTTACAAACACAGATCTAAAAGATACTACCTTAATTGCAGCACATGTTACAAAGTTTGCCGCTGGTACTTTCTCTAATGCTTATAAAGATTTTACTGAAACAAAAAATGAATCAGATAAAGCATTGGCATTAACAGCTGGATATGGTGCAAATAATAAAAGTGGTGAATTCATTGATATGGGCGAATATGCTATTGGAAAAGAAACTGACGGTGTCTCAATTGCTGCTGTCAAATATAGTGGAGTTAAAAACCTGACTCTCCAAGCTTGGGACTATTATGCTCACGACATAATGAATATTGTCTATTTGCAAGGAGATTATGCTATTCCTATAGGTAGCGTAAAGATGAAAACATCACTTCAATATATACACGAAAGTGATACAGGTGACTCTCTTGCAGGAGATTTTGATTCAGACTATATTGGAGCAAAAGTTGGAGCAAAAGTTGGTAATGTCAGTGGATATGTTGCTTACTCAACAACAGGTTCAGATAGTAACAATCCACTTGGTTCCAGTATAGCAAGCCCTTGGGGTGGAATGCCTGCATTTACACAGGGAATGGTTACACGACACCAATTCTTTGCAGACACTGATGCTTGGAAAGTTGCAGGAAACTATAACTTTCAAAATATGGGTATAAATGCCAATGCTACACTCTACTACTGCAATTTTGATGTTGGTGAAAACAATCCATACGATACAGGTAAAGCATGGACTGCCAAAGAGAGTGGATTTGATATTAAGTACTACCCTAAAGGAATTCAAAATCTTCAACTAAGATTTAGAGGAAACTTTCCTAGAGATTTTAAACCTGGAATAGATTGGGATGAGTACCGTTTCATTGTAAACTATAACTTTTAA
- a CDS encoding response regulator transcription factor — protein sequence MRILLLEDEMMLNDAIVEFLKLHNHDVTSFFEGNAALECLKKEEFDLLILDISVPNIDGLKLLEIIQSEKIQTPTIFISAMHGMEEIAKAYELGCYDYLKKPFHLPELLLHIQKIDQLLGIRDKQHIRLSQRYSFDKASETLLFDNEPVPLTKRQMQIIQLLAIHQGNVVDFEMLRHYVWDDAIIDNATIRAEVSRLKKSLKEDFIVNIRGVGYRINRS from the coding sequence ATGAGAATCCTACTGCTTGAAGATGAAATGATGCTTAACGATGCTATCGTTGAGTTTCTAAAACTTCACAATCATGATGTTACTTCATTTTTTGAAGGAAATGCAGCATTGGAGTGTTTAAAAAAAGAGGAGTTCGATCTACTTATTTTAGATATAAGTGTACCTAATATTGATGGTTTAAAACTTTTAGAAATAATTCAATCTGAAAAAATCCAAACTCCAACTATCTTTATAAGTGCAATGCATGGAATGGAAGAGATAGCAAAAGCATATGAACTTGGATGTTATGACTATCTTAAAAAACCATTTCACCTACCTGAACTTCTTTTGCACATACAAAAAATAGACCAACTGTTAGGAATTAGAGACAAACAGCATATACGCCTTAGTCAACGTTACAGTTTTGATAAAGCCAGCGAAACCCTACTTTTTGATAATGAACCAGTCCCATTGACAAAAAGACAGATGCAGATAATTCAACTACTTGCTATTCATCAAGGAAATGTAGTTGATTTTGAAATGCTACGCCACTATGTTTGGGATGATGCTATTATTGATAACGCTACAATAAGAGCTGAAGTAAGTCGTCTTAAAAAAAGTCTAAAAGAGGATTTTATAGTAAACATTCGTGGTGTAGGTTACCGCATAAATCGCAGTTAA